In the Desulfallas thermosapovorans DSM 6562 genome, one interval contains:
- a CDS encoding ribosomal L7Ae/L30e/S12e/Gadd45 family protein encodes MPYKRLQAAKEKSVGSKQTVKALHKNLAKVVYVAVNADKHVTEPVIKVCEEKKVPVIQVDSMASLGKACGIKVECAAAAIIKDE; translated from the coding sequence ATGCCTTATAAACGGCTGCAAGCGGCCAAGGAAAAGTCGGTAGGTAGCAAGCAAACCGTTAAGGCATTGCATAAAAACCTGGCCAAAGTGGTTTACGTGGCGGTCAATGCTGATAAGCATGTTACCGAGCCCGTTATAAAGGTTTGTGAAGAAAAAAAGGTGCCGGTTATCCAGGTTGATTCCATGGCCAGCCTGGGCAAGGCATGTGGCATCAAAGTCGAGTGTGCTGCGGCAGCTATTATAAAAGATGAATAA
- the rpsL gene encoding 30S ribosomal protein S12 has translation MPTIHQLIRKGRRDIAQKSNSPALKGSPQKRGVCTRVYTTTPKKPNSALRKVARVRLVNGIEATSYIPGIGHNLQEHSVVLLRGGRVKDLPGVRYHIIRGALDCAGVQNRNRGRSKYGTKRPKK, from the coding sequence ATGCCGACAATCCACCAGCTGATCAGGAAAGGCAGGCGGGATATAGCCCAAAAATCCAATTCACCGGCATTGAAGGGGAGCCCGCAAAAAAGGGGAGTATGTACCAGAGTCTATACCACCACTCCTAAAAAGCCCAACTCGGCACTGCGTAAAGTAGCCAGGGTCAGGTTGGTCAATGGTATTGAAGCAACATCATACATCCCCGGTATCGGGCACAACCTGCAGGAGCACTCGGTGGTGCTGTTGCGCGGTGGCAGGGTGAAGGATCTACCGGGTGTAAGGTATCATATTATAAGGGGCGCTTTGGATTGTGCCGGGGTGCAGAACCGGAACCGGGGTCGCTCCAAATACGGTACCAAACGGCCTAAAAAATAA
- the rpsG gene encoding 30S ribosomal protein S7 codes for MPRRGAAPKRDIMPDPVYGSKVLTKLINQIMLDGKKGVAESICYGAFDIIREKTGKDPNEVFEQAMKNVMPVLEVKARRVGGANYQVPVEVRPERRQTLAIRWITKYARERAGRTMRERLADELIDASNNTGASVKRKEDTHKMAEANKAFAHYRW; via the coding sequence ATGCCAAGAAGAGGTGCTGCACCAAAAAGGGATATCATGCCCGATCCGGTGTACGGCAGCAAGGTGCTTACAAAGCTAATAAACCAAATCATGCTGGATGGTAAAAAGGGTGTGGCCGAAAGCATCTGCTACGGTGCCTTTGATATTATCCGTGAAAAAACCGGTAAGGATCCCAATGAGGTTTTTGAGCAGGCCATGAAAAATGTCATGCCCGTGCTGGAAGTTAAGGCCCGCCGGGTAGGTGGCGCCAACTATCAGGTGCCCGTGGAAGTAAGGCCCGAGCGCAGGCAGACTCTGGCCATTCGCTGGATAACCAAATATGCCAGGGAGCGTGCCGGCAGGACCATGCGAGAGCGCCTGGCGGATGAATTAATTGATGCTTCCAATAACACCGGAGCTTCTGTAAAGCGGAAGGAAGATACCCACAAAATGGCGGAGGCTAACAAAGCCTTTGCTCATTACAGGTGGTAA